The following proteins are co-located in the Gigantopelta aegis isolate Gae_Host chromosome 5, Gae_host_genome, whole genome shotgun sequence genome:
- the LOC121373686 gene encoding zinc finger protein 708-like: protein MSSSVDRCVEREISLGHQRNSNVEIPEGRHGGEKPFQCGMCLKCVSSKFRIKQHMLIHTGETPFLCEICKKCFRQSTNLKEHMSVHTGIRKFKCEVCAKRFSHKSKIHRHMLLHTGVKPFKCEVCAKCFIYSSNLKQHTLTHTGAKPFKCEVCTNCFARTGDLKKHMLIHTGVKSFKCEVCANCFARTGDLKQHMLIHTGVRSFECEVCAKSFTRRAVLKRHTLLHTGVRPFECDRCAKSFPRTSDLKQHMLLHTDAKSLKCEVCAKCFAGTGALKRHMLLHTGVKPFECDRCGKRFLLRDGLKQHMFIHTRVSPFKCDVCAKCFINMSLLTEHNTVVHSGVKPLKCEVCATCFTSTADLKQHMLLHTDVKSFKCEVCEKCFVRRGDLKQHMPVHTGIKSFKCEICTKRFARRSQLKLHMSVHNGVEPFQM from the coding sequence GATAGATGTGTGGAACGTGAGATCTCCTTAGGACATCAACGTAACTCTAATGTGGAAATACCTGAAGGTAGACATGGTGGTGAGAAACCTTTCCAGTGCGGGATGTGTTTAAAGTGTGTATCGTCTAAGTTTAGAATTAAACAGCATATGTTAATTCATACTGGTGAAACACCGTTTCTGTGtgagatatgtaagaaatgttTTCGTCAAAGTACTAACTTGAAAGAGCATATGTCGGTTCATACTGGAATTAGAAAGTTCAAATGTGAGGTTTGTGCCAAACGTTTCTCTCATAAGTCCAAAATACATAGGCATATGTTGCTTCACACAGGTGTTAAgcctttcaaatgtgaggtatgtgcaaaatgtttcataTACAGCTCCAACTTGAAACAGCATACATTAACACACACTGGCGCTAAGCCTTTTAAATGTGAGGTGTGTACAAACTGTTTTGCACGCACTGGTGACTTGAAAaaacatatgttgattcacaCAGGTGTTAAatctttcaaatgtgaggtgtgtgcaaaCTGTTTTGCACGCACTGGTGACTTGAAacagcatatgttgattcacacAGGTGTTAGATCTTTCGAatgtgaggtgtgtgcaaaaAGTTTTACACGCAGAGCTGTGTTGAAACGGCATACGTTGCTTCACACAGGTGTTAGACCTTTCGAATGTGATAGGTGTGCAAAAAGTTTTCCACGCACCAGTGACTTGAAACAGCATATGTTGCTTCACACAGATGCTAAATCTTTGAAatgtgaggtgtgtgcaaaatgttttgcaggCACAGGTGCCTTGAAACGGCATATGTTGCTTCACACAGGTGTTAAACCTTTCGAATGTGATAGGTGTGGGAAACGTTTTCTACTCCGAGATGGCTTGAAACAGCATATGTTTATCCACACTCGTGTTAGTCCTTTCAAATGTGAtgtatgtgcaaaatgttttataaacatgtCACTCTTGACGGAACATAATACAGTGGTTCACAGCGGTGTTAAACCTTTGAAATGCGAGGTGTGTGCAACATGTTTTACAAGCACTGCTGACTTAAAACAGCATATGTTGCTTCACACAGATGTTAAatctttcaaatgtgaggtgtgtgaaaaatgttttgtaCGCAGAGGTGACTTGAAACAGCACATGCCGGTTCATACTGGTATTaaatctttcaaatgtgaaatatGTACAAAACGTTTTGCACGCAGATCTCAATTGAAACTGCATATGTCGGTTCACAATGGTGTCGAACCTTTCCAAATGTAA
- the LOC121373271 gene encoding gastrula zinc finger protein xLCGF3.1-like: MSFSVDNEVTSKHCKNSSDLEIDRPPTPEHSFEKPFQCGMCLKCFSCNSKIKQHMRIHTGERPYQCEVCRKSFRLRDYLRKHMLVHTGVKDFRCDVCARCFSHRFSLQLHILVHTGAKPFTCGMCAKCFLRSNDLKIHMLKHTGFKPFTCDACGKCFSRKTHMKEHMSTHTDDRNFKCEVCAKSFSHNNTLKKHMSIHAEVKPFKCEVCAKRFSLNSYLKKHMVIHTNVKPFACELCEKRFSQKTLLTRHLFVHSGVKPFKCEVCDKCFSRSTHLTQHTLVHTDVKPFICGTCAKCFSQCKQLKHHMLIHTGEKALKC, from the coding sequence ATGTCATTCAGCGTCGACAATGAGGTCACatcaaaacattgtaaaaacaGTTCTGATCTGGAAATCGACCGGCCGCCTACACCGGAACATTCTTTTGAAAAACCTTTTCAATGTGGGATGTGTTTAAAGTGTTTCTCGTGCAACAGTAAGATAAAGCAGCATATGAGGATCCACACTGGTGAACGACCATATCAGTGTGAGGTGTGCAGAAAGTCTTTTCGTCTGAGAGATTACTTGAGGAAACATATGCTGGTCCACACCGGTGTTAAAGACTTCAGATGTGATGTGTGTGCCAGATGTTTCTCTCATCGTTTCAGCCTGCAGCTGCATATCTTGGTTCACACTGGAGCTAAGCCGTTTACATGTGGAATGTGTGCCAAGTGTTTCTTACGTAGCAACGACCTGAAGATACACATGTTGAAGCACACTGGTTTTAAGCCCTTTACGTGCGATGCTTGTGGAAAATGTTTCTCACGCAAAACCCACATGAAGGAGCATATGTCAACACACACTGACGACAggaatttcaaatgtgaggtgtgtgcaaaGAGTTTCTCTCATAACAACACCTTGAAGAAACATATGTCGATTCACGCTGAGGTGAAACCCTTTAAATGCGAGGTGTGTGCAAAACGTTTCTCTTTAAattcctatttaaaaaaacatatggtcattcacACCAATGTTAAGCCGTTCGCGTGTGAGCTGTGTGAAAAGCGATTCTCTCAGAAGACACTCCTAACAAGACACCTTTTCGTTCACTCGGGTGTTAAACCTTTCAAGTGTGAGGTGTGTGATAAATGTTTTTCCCGCAGTACCCACCTGACACAGCACACGCTGGTTCATACTGATGTTAAACCTTTCATTTGTGGCacgtgtgcaaaatgtttctctcAGTGTAAGCAGTTGAAACATCacatgttgattcatactggtgagaaagCTTTAAAATGTTGA